The Colletotrichum higginsianum IMI 349063 chromosome 2, whole genome shotgun sequence genome has a segment encoding these proteins:
- a CDS encoding Protein kinase, with protein sequence MDDYMFREHVSKCRQISEATHYVEILNYSARKRGFSMNSERLKPIDFQDPFYNTCEEHPLTMDEFDNFLHRRGAFEPAKVKEDVKLLNGIRLVLQKNAKHKDTFTPHTITFTADAYQSMVRAMRLPFRAIEGTSVVGPFFWCAYDQDDDDPTLPVPEIIFRKSDVRKKGKTRGWEIMLSHCFSNGITSGYVKGTPSSDIVAAIQHLTFCARQVGHPMLLPIIILSHDLSSQNDQKQRDARDWLRKLEHAVSMRNEIEDEEGYVSKDGYLEVDAISRDLVECHSQVLWKRPQAYLEIVKEIEAGLHKFKEKVPADHLTPDLDKLHRSMIARLDFYRLKLKGIENYQATTLERLHIQRSALYNLLSQRESKIQFQMAGEQRRLAHASKRDSTAMKTISLLGAVFLPGTFLASVFSMTFFDFGNGADPVISKELWVYFAITIPLTIVIVGGWIVFDRRREGKFASEDADLEKNIEHMEADIMAMMRKRTMSKANTWTSVTSPIRP encoded by the exons ATGGACGACTACATGTTCCGCGAGCATGTCAGCAAGTGCCGCCAGATCTCGGAGGCGACGCATTATGTTGAAATTCTCAACTATTCG GCGCGGAAACGCGGTTTCTCCATGAACAGCGAGAGACTAAAACCAATTGACTTTCAGGACCCGTTCTACAACACGTGCGAGGAGCACCCTCTAACCATGGACGAATTTGACAACTTCCTCCACCGACGG GGCGCGTTCGAGCCGGCAAAGGTCAAAGAGGACGTCAAACTGCTCAACGGCATTCGATTAGT ACTCCAGAAGAATGCCAAGCACAAGGACACATTTACGCCGCATACAATTACCTTCACGGCAGATGCCTACCAGTCCATGGTCCGCGCCATGCGGTTGCCCTTCAGAGCCATCGAGGGCACCAGCGTCGTCGGGCCATTCTTCTGGTGTGCCTATgaccaagacgacgatgatCCCACTCTAC CCGTCCCAGAAATCATCTTCCGCAAGTCCGACGTCCGTAAAAAGGGGAAGACGCGCGGGTGGGAGATTATGCTCTCGCATTGCTTTAGCAACGGCATCACGTCGGGCTACGTCAAGGGCACACCGAGCTCCGACATCGTCGCAGCGATCCAACACCTTACGTTCTGCGCGCGTCAGGTGGGCCACCCGATGCTCTTGCCCATCATTATCCTATCGCACGACCTGTCGTCGCAGAACGACCAGAAGCAGCGCGACGCCCGCGACTGGCTGCGCAAGCTCGAGCACGCCGTCAGCATGCGCAACGagatcgaggacgaggaagggTATGTCAGCAAGGACGGGTACCTCGAGGTGGACGCCATCAGCCGTGACCTCGTCGAGTGTCATAGTCAGGTGCTGTGGAAGCGGCCGCAGGCGTACCTGGAGATCGTCAaggagatcgaggccggGCTGCATAAGTTCAAGGAGAAGGTGCCTGCCGACCACCTCACGCCCGACCTGGACAAGCTGCACCGGAGCATGATTGCCAGGTTAGACTTTTACCGGCTGAAGCTCAAGGGCATTGAGAATTACCAGGCGACGACGTTGGAGAGGCTACACATCCAGCGGAGTGCG CTATACAACCTGCTCTCTCAGCGAGAGTCCAAGATTCAGTTTCAGATGGCCGGTGAGCAGCGTAGACTGGCGCACGCCAGCAAGCGGGACAGCACGGCGATGAAGACCATCTCACTGCTCGGTGCCGTGTTCCTGCCAGGGACCTTTCTCGCGTCTGTTTTCAGTATGACGTTTTTCGATTTCGGAAACG GAGCGGACCCGGTCATCTCCAAGGAACTCTGGGTGTACTTCGCCATCACGATACCTTTGACaatcgtcatcgtcggcgggtGGATCGTGTTCGACCGGCGGCGCGAGGGCAAGTTCGCCTCCGAAGATGCGGATCTGGAGAAGAACATTGAGCACATGGAGGCGGACATCATGGCCATGATGCGGAAGCGGACGATGAGCAAGGCCAACACGTGGACGTCGGTCACGTCGCCCATACGGCCATGA
- a CDS encoding Catalytic subunit of cAMP-dependent protein kinase — protein MPTLGFLKKKRTREANQDSQGSSLPTSPVTPTSSKPFDSSISTTISSLSSNSQHGLKQHDDPASSEAAKQQQMYPVTVHPPSQPPYNHPAGSQQNLPSINNLINPTQQDGSNNGHNYLAQPTQSSQPNPSPGTDPARLQQQQAQSMLHPPPPQQQQQQQQQQQQQQQQQQQQFGMQQQAVDQQVRQTKGKYTLTDFDILRTLGTGSFGRVHLVQSKHNQRFYAVKVLKKAQVVKMKQVEHTNDERKMLGEVKHPFLITLWGTFQDSKNLYMVMDFVEGGELFSLLRKSGRFPNPVAKFYAAEVTLALEYLHSRNIIYRDLKPENLLLDRHGHLKITDFGFAKRVPDKTWTLCGTPDYLAPEVVSNKGYNKSVDWWSLGILIYEMLCGYTPFWDSGSPMKIYENILKGKVKYPAYINPDAQDLLEKLITADLTKRLGNLYAGPNDVKNHPWFTEVTWDRLARKDIDAPYTPPVKAGAGDASQFDRYPEDPERYGSSGHDEWVRPLEYGHLFTDF, from the exons ATGCCTACCCTCGGCTTCCTCAAGAAAAAACGGACGAGGGAGGCCAATCAGGACTCTCAAGGCTCCAGTCTACCCACCAGCCCGGTAACGCCTACCTCATCGAAGCCCTTTGACAGTTCCATCTCGACCACTATTTCCTCGCTGTCATCCAATTCCCAGCACGGGCTGAAGCAGCACGACGATCCGGCTTCGTCCGAGGCGgcgaagcagcagcagatgtACCCCGTCACCGTCCATCCGCCCAGCCAGCCACCCTACAACCACCCTGCCGGATCGCAGCAGAACCTCCccagcatcaacaacctAATCAACCCGACTCAGCAAGACGGTTCAAACAACGGCCATAACTACCTAGCCCAGCCGACCCAATCCTCCCAGCCGAACCCGAGCCCCGGAACCGATCCAGCCAGACTGCAACAGCAGCAAGCCCAGTCGATGCtgcacccgccgccgccgcagcagcagcaacagcagcaacaacagcaacaacaacaacaacaacaacaacaacaacagttcggcatgcagcagcaggcggtGGACCAGCAGGTCCGTCAGACCAAGGGGAAATATACATTGACCGACTTTGACATCCTGCGGACGCTGGGGACTGGTAGTTTCGGAAGAGTGCACCTGGTTCAGTCCAAACACAACCAGCGCTTCTATGCCGTCAAggtgttgaagaaggcgCAGGTCGTCAAGATGAAGCAGGTCGAACACACCAATGACGAGAGGAAGATGCTGGGCGAAGTCAAGCACCCCTTCCTGATCACGTTGTGGGGCACGTTCCAGGACTCCAAGAACCTGTACATGGTGATGGACTTTGTTGAAGGTGGTGAGCTGTTTTCGCTGCTAAGAAAATCCGGG CGCTTCCCTAACCCTGTCGCGAAATTCTACGCCGCCGAAGTCACGTTAGCACTCGAATATTTGCACTCGAGGAACATCATCTACAGAGATCTCAAGCCCGAGAATCTGCTGCTCGACCGGCATGGGCACCTGAAGATAACAGATTTTGGTTTTGCCAAGCGAGTGCCAGACAAGACATGGACGCTTTGCGGTACCCCCGACTACTTGGCGCCCGAGGTCGTCTCGAACAAGGGTTACAACAAATCGGTAGACTG GTGGTCTCTGGGAATTTTGATATACGAGATGCTGTGCGGGTACACGCCGTTTTGGGACAGCGGGTCGCCAATGAAGATCTACGAAAACATCCTCAAGGGCAAGGTGAAGTACCCTGCCTACATCAACCCGGATGCCCAGGACCTTCTGGAGAAACTGATCACGGCGGATCTCACCAAGCGGTTGGGTAACCTGTATGCCGGACCGAACGATGTCAAGAACCATCCGTGGTTCACGGAGGTTACGTGGGACAGGCTCGCCCGCAAAGACATTGACGCACCCTACACGCCCCCGgtcaaggccggcgcggGTGACGCTAGCCAGTTCGACAGGTATCCTGAGGATCCCGAACGATACGGCTCATCCGGACACGACGAGTGGGTTCGCCCCCTTGA ATACGGCCATCTATTCACCGATTTCTAA
- a CDS encoding Legume-like lectin family protein, with protein sequence MWFRQSLSALWLAAMAMGTAKADDGEVKSIALRTHSLNQPYLDSDMASRWYDFGGDTIVRTDSYIRLTSDRPSQTGWLFSRVPLTATNWEIEVEFKIHGKNQLYGDGFAMWVTKSRAQAGPVFGSPDNFEGLGIFFDTYKNNRPGTVFPYVMAMYGDGKTPYDKDNDGKNTELAGCSARGIRHASVPTKAKVTYFQDKLLKLELQYKSEGEWTLCFETSEPPAIPQIAYLGFSAETGELSDNHDIISVQAKNLYTTQAGKSSSKTTPGSGKGKKGSSITKESGGGSWTWTFFKIFLFFGVLGGGYVGYTAWRAKSDKRHRF encoded by the exons ATGTGGTTCAGGCAGTCACTGTCGGCCCTGTGGCTGGCCGCAATGGCCATGGGCACCGCGAAGGCGGATGATGGAGAAGTCAAGAGCATTGCA CTTCGAACACACTCCCTGAACCAG CCCTACCTCGATTCCGACATGGCAAGTCGGTGGTACGACTTTGGAGGAGACACCATTGTCCGAACGGACTC GTACATCCGGTTGACCTCGGACCGCCCGTCGCAAACCGGATGGCTCTTCTCGAGAGTACCCTTGACAGCGACCAACTGGGAGATCGAGGTCGAGTTCAAGATCCACGGCAAGAACCAGCTCTACGGCGACGGTTTCGCCATGTGGGTGACCAAAAGCCGCGCCCAGGCTGGTCCCGTTTTCGGCAGCCCGGACAACTTTGAAggcctcggcatcttctTCGACACGTACAAGAACAACCGCCCCGGTACTGTCTTCCCCTACGTCATGGCCAtgtacggcgacggcaagaCCCCTTACGACAAGGACAACGACGGCAAGAACACGGAGCTAGCTGGCTGCTCCGCCCGCGGCATCCGCCACGCCAGCGTGCCCACAAAGGCCAAAGTCACGTACTTCCAGGACAAGCTCCTCAAGCTGGAGCTGCAGTACAAGAGCGAGGGCGAGTGGACCTTGTGCTTCGAGACCAGCGAGCCCCCCGCCATCCCTCAGATCGCTTACCTAGGCTTCAgcgccgagacgggcgagctGAGCGATAACCACGACATCATCTCCGTGCAGGCGAAGAACCTCTACACCACGCAGGCCGgcaagagcagcagcaagacgACCCCCGGTAgcggcaagggcaagaagggaTCCTCGATTACGAaggagagcggcggcggcagctggACATGGACCTTTTTCAAgatcttcctcttctttggcGTCCTCGGTGGCGGTTACGTCGGCTACACGGCCTGGAGGGCGAAGAGCGATAAGAGACATCGTTTCTAA
- a CDS encoding Mitochondrial import inner membrane translocase subunit TIM13 — MDSESVKQSVMKQVLQEANLANARVLIEKLQENCFERCVPKPGSSLSSGETTCMTSCMEKYMSAWNQVNTAYINRIKQESSNPSNFA, encoded by the exons ATGGACTCCGAATCTGTCAAACAGTCTGTCATGAAGCAAGTCCTCCAGGAGGCAAACTTGGCCAACGCTCGTGTTCTCATCGAG AAACTTCAGGAGAACTGCTTCGAGAGGTGCGTGCCCAAGCCCGGCAGCTCTCTTTCCAGTGGCGAGACGACTTGCATGACCTCTTGCATGGAGAAGTACATGTCGGCATGGAACCAGGTCAACACCGCATACATCAACCGGATAAAGCAGGAGTCTAGCAACCCCAGCAACTTCGCGTAA